In a genomic window of Chaetodon auriga isolate fChaAug3 chromosome 1, fChaAug3.hap1, whole genome shotgun sequence:
- the gldn gene encoding gliomedin isoform X1, with translation MLRLAGDAQKRGGEVVTMWIPTPSMTLPQRMVLYGTCIVALINSVGLLVLLVQQNQQRAWLEQTEARLTEVEQSSVVEFLQEVPRGAAGMQAEIPQYQYQYQYSRNKRSEELEKELQQEHHQEEGQVVHQQEASQEVGEEAEKKMQHELKHKHRHSYHKAHVQDDMMMMMTYSMVPIKLLIEICNSTKGACITGPPGPPGLPGADGMPGHNGTDGIPGLNGLPGADGKRGKKGPPGDKGDPGEKGERGEPGEMGKPSNDVIIEGPPGPPGPPGPPGPPGPQGPPRTRHHRANLQAAQTLGLLHAIPNDETSSVREAVKLHEQPAKKNDCLIKSLINPRNVTKMESTFGTWMKDTARLNDERIWVAEHFSGRVVKEYKSIASFQNSSSNVVDVRKFYQGCGHTVHNGSFYYHIAGTSSIGRFDFQTKKLHTLTIENALYHNLAYLLHNSKTYFKLAADENGLWLIFASSVDESITVAQLDQKTFSVTSYINTTYPRTKAGNAFIACGILYVTDTKDTRVTFAFDLLKGKPVNVTFDLRSPGGVLAMLSYSPKDRHLYVWDHSYVRLYVVHFISDE, from the exons ATGCTGAGGTTGGCGGGCGACGCTcagaagagaggaggtgaagtggTAACCATGTGGATCCCGACCCCCAGCATGACTCTCCCTCAGCGGATGGTGCTGTACGGGACGTGCATCGTGGCGTTAATTAACTCTGTGGGCCTTCTGGTGCTCTTGGTCCAGCAGAATCAGCAACGTGCCTGGCTGGAGCAGACAGAGGCAAGGCTGACGGAGGTGGAGCAGAGCTCGGTGGTGGAGTTCCTCCAGGAGGTGCCAAGAGGAGCAGCGGGGATGCAGGCGGAAATTCCTCAATACCAGTACCAGTACCAGTACTCCAGGAATAAGAGAAGTgaagagctggagaaggagctaCAGCAGGAGCATCACCAGGAGGAGGGACAGGTGGTCCATCAGCAGGAGGCCAGCCaggaggtgggagaggaggcCGAGAAGAAGATGCAGCATGagctgaagcacaaacaccGACACAGTTACCACAAAGCCCACGTGCAGgatgacatgatgatgatgatgacttaCTCCATGGTCCCG ATCAAATTGTTGATCGAGATTTGCAACAGCACCAAGGGAGCCTGCATCACCG GACCCCCGGGACCGCCTG GTTTGCCTGGTGCGGACGGTATGCCCGGCCACAATGGGACTGATGGGATCCCCGGTCTGAATGGACTGCCcggggctgatgggaaaagaggaaagaaag GACCGCCAGGTGACAAAGGAGACCCGGGAGAAAAAGGAGAGCGAGGGGAGCCTGGAGAGATGGGGAAACCGTCCAATGATGTCATTATCGAGG gtcctcctggtcctcctggaCCTCCAGGACCTCCTGGGCCTCCTGGGCCTCAGGGGCCTCCCAGAACAAGGCACCACAGAGCCAACCTTCAGGCTGCACAGACCCTGG GGCTGTTGCACGCGATTCCAAATGATGAGACCTCATCGGTAAGGGAGGCGGTGAAACTACACGAGCAGCCTGCGAAGAAGAACG ACTGCCTGATCAAGTCTCTGATCAACCCCAGGAACGTGACGAAGATGGAGAGCACATTTGGTACATGGATGAAAGACACGGCTCGGTTGAACGATGAGCGAATATGGGTGGCGGAACACTTTTCTG gtcGTGTGGTGAAGGAGTATAAAAGCATCGCCTCCTTccagaacagcagcagtaacGTTGTGGATGTCAGAAAGTTCTACCAAGGCTGCGGCCACACTGTTCACAACGGTTCCTTCTATTATCACATCGCTGGCACTTCCAGCATCGGCAG attTGACTTTCAAACCAAGAAGCTTCACACTCTCACTATAGAAAACGCTTTGTACCACAACCTCGCCTACCTGCTCCACAACTCCAAGACCTACTTCAAGCTGGCAGCAGATGAGAACGGCTTGTGGCTGATCTTTGCCTCCAGCGTAGATGAGAGCATCACGGTGGCCCAGCTGGACCAGAAGACCTTCTCCGTCACGTCCTACATAAACACCACCTATCCCCGCACCAAGGCCGGCAACGCCTTCATCGCCTGCGGCATCCTCTATGTCACCGACACCAAAGACACCAGGGTCACCTTCGCTTTTGACCTGCTGAAGGGAAAGCCGGTcaatgtgacctttgacctgaggTCTCCGGGCGGAGTGCTGGCTATGCTCTCCTACAGCCCGAAGGACAGACACCTGTACGTGTGGGACCACAGCTACGTCAGGCTCTACGTGGTCCACTTCATCTCTGACGAGTGA
- the gldn gene encoding gliomedin isoform X2, protein MKGGYRSRNQQRAWLEQTEARLTEVEQSSVVEFLQEVPRGAAGMQAEIPQYQYQYQYSRNKRSEELEKELQQEHHQEEGQVVHQQEASQEVGEEAEKKMQHELKHKHRHSYHKAHVQDDMMMMMTYSMVPIKLLIEICNSTKGACITGPPGPPGLPGADGMPGHNGTDGIPGLNGLPGADGKRGKKGPPGDKGDPGEKGERGEPGEMGKPSNDVIIEGPPGPPGPPGPPGPPGPQGPPRTRHHRANLQAAQTLGLLHAIPNDETSSVREAVKLHEQPAKKNDCLIKSLINPRNVTKMESTFGTWMKDTARLNDERIWVAEHFSGRVVKEYKSIASFQNSSSNVVDVRKFYQGCGHTVHNGSFYYHIAGTSSIGRFDFQTKKLHTLTIENALYHNLAYLLHNSKTYFKLAADENGLWLIFASSVDESITVAQLDQKTFSVTSYINTTYPRTKAGNAFIACGILYVTDTKDTRVTFAFDLLKGKPVNVTFDLRSPGGVLAMLSYSPKDRHLYVWDHSYVRLYVVHFISDE, encoded by the exons AATCAGCAACGTGCCTGGCTGGAGCAGACAGAGGCAAGGCTGACGGAGGTGGAGCAGAGCTCGGTGGTGGAGTTCCTCCAGGAGGTGCCAAGAGGAGCAGCGGGGATGCAGGCGGAAATTCCTCAATACCAGTACCAGTACCAGTACTCCAGGAATAAGAGAAGTgaagagctggagaaggagctaCAGCAGGAGCATCACCAGGAGGAGGGACAGGTGGTCCATCAGCAGGAGGCCAGCCaggaggtgggagaggaggcCGAGAAGAAGATGCAGCATGagctgaagcacaaacaccGACACAGTTACCACAAAGCCCACGTGCAGgatgacatgatgatgatgatgacttaCTCCATGGTCCCG ATCAAATTGTTGATCGAGATTTGCAACAGCACCAAGGGAGCCTGCATCACCG GACCCCCGGGACCGCCTG GTTTGCCTGGTGCGGACGGTATGCCCGGCCACAATGGGACTGATGGGATCCCCGGTCTGAATGGACTGCCcggggctgatgggaaaagaggaaagaaag GACCGCCAGGTGACAAAGGAGACCCGGGAGAAAAAGGAGAGCGAGGGGAGCCTGGAGAGATGGGGAAACCGTCCAATGATGTCATTATCGAGG gtcctcctggtcctcctggaCCTCCAGGACCTCCTGGGCCTCCTGGGCCTCAGGGGCCTCCCAGAACAAGGCACCACAGAGCCAACCTTCAGGCTGCACAGACCCTGG GGCTGTTGCACGCGATTCCAAATGATGAGACCTCATCGGTAAGGGAGGCGGTGAAACTACACGAGCAGCCTGCGAAGAAGAACG ACTGCCTGATCAAGTCTCTGATCAACCCCAGGAACGTGACGAAGATGGAGAGCACATTTGGTACATGGATGAAAGACACGGCTCGGTTGAACGATGAGCGAATATGGGTGGCGGAACACTTTTCTG gtcGTGTGGTGAAGGAGTATAAAAGCATCGCCTCCTTccagaacagcagcagtaacGTTGTGGATGTCAGAAAGTTCTACCAAGGCTGCGGCCACACTGTTCACAACGGTTCCTTCTATTATCACATCGCTGGCACTTCCAGCATCGGCAG attTGACTTTCAAACCAAGAAGCTTCACACTCTCACTATAGAAAACGCTTTGTACCACAACCTCGCCTACCTGCTCCACAACTCCAAGACCTACTTCAAGCTGGCAGCAGATGAGAACGGCTTGTGGCTGATCTTTGCCTCCAGCGTAGATGAGAGCATCACGGTGGCCCAGCTGGACCAGAAGACCTTCTCCGTCACGTCCTACATAAACACCACCTATCCCCGCACCAAGGCCGGCAACGCCTTCATCGCCTGCGGCATCCTCTATGTCACCGACACCAAAGACACCAGGGTCACCTTCGCTTTTGACCTGCTGAAGGGAAAGCCGGTcaatgtgacctttgacctgaggTCTCCGGGCGGAGTGCTGGCTATGCTCTCCTACAGCCCGAAGGACAGACACCTGTACGTGTGGGACCACAGCTACGTCAGGCTCTACGTGGTCCACTTCATCTCTGACGAGTGA